The following coding sequences are from one Ramlibacter henchirensis window:
- a CDS encoding SDR family oxidoreductase: MNDLFSLQGRVALVTGGSRGIGRMIATGFLRQGARVYITARKAAACDQTASELSSLGTCVSLPLDVSSLEGCRALAEEMARREPALDILVNNAGAAWGESFETFPESGWDKVMDLNVKTPFFLTQALHERLKAAARQRPAKVINIASIDGLSVNPWETYSYAASKAGLIHLTKRMALRLAQDNIVVNGIAPGPFASDMNKQARDHADDVAKRVPVGRIGTEEDMAGAAIFLASRAGDYVVGETIVVDGGVMHTRG; encoded by the coding sequence ATGAACGACCTCTTCTCCCTGCAAGGCCGCGTCGCCCTGGTCACCGGCGGCTCGCGCGGCATCGGCCGCATGATCGCCACCGGCTTCCTGCGCCAGGGCGCGCGCGTCTACATCACGGCGCGCAAGGCCGCGGCCTGCGACCAGACGGCATCGGAGCTGTCGAGCCTGGGCACCTGCGTTTCGCTTCCGCTGGACGTTTCCAGCCTCGAGGGCTGCCGCGCCCTGGCCGAAGAGATGGCTCGCCGCGAGCCCGCCTTGGACATCCTCGTCAACAACGCCGGCGCGGCCTGGGGCGAATCGTTCGAGACCTTCCCCGAGAGCGGTTGGGACAAGGTGATGGACCTGAACGTGAAGACGCCCTTCTTCCTGACGCAGGCGCTGCATGAACGGCTCAAGGCCGCCGCGCGCCAGCGGCCCGCCAAGGTGATCAATATCGCGTCGATCGACGGGTTATCGGTCAATCCCTGGGAGACGTACTCCTATGCCGCAAGCAAGGCAGGCCTGATCCACCTCACAAAGCGGATGGCCCTGCGGCTCGCGCAGGACAACATCGTGGTCAACGGCATCGCGCCGGGCCCGTTCGCTTCCGACATGAACAAGCAGGCGCGCGACCATGCGGACGATGTGGCGAAGCGGGTGCCTGTCGGCCGAATTGGCACCGAGGAGGACATGGCCGGCGCCGCGATCTTCCTGGCGTCCCGCGCGGGCGACTACGTTGTGGGGGAAACCATCGTGGTGGACGGCGGCGTCATGCACACACGCGGCTGA
- a CDS encoding branched-chain amino acid ABC transporter permease, translating to MNTTTQTATVAPADTAPPSSTPRAATGISPLTRYAYVALLALAIVAPMAGLYPVFGMKLLCFALFACAFNLLLGFTGLLSFGHAAFFGMAAYIAGWLVKAQGWSPELGLLAGIVTGAVLGLVFGLVAIRRQGIYFAMITLALAQMIFFVCLQAPFTGGEDGLQGVPRGTLFGVLPLTSDLTLYYVVLAIFVACFLGIIRVVTSPFGQVLKMIRENEPRAISLGYAVDKYKLLAFVLSASLAGLAGSLKTIVMGFASLTDVHWSMSGEVILMSLLGGVGTFFGPVFGAGIVIALQNMLADRVGAWVTVIIGAIFVVCVLAFRKGAVGELHAWLERRRSRG from the coding sequence ATGAACACGACCACCCAGACCGCCACCGTCGCCCCGGCCGACACCGCCCCGCCCTCGTCCACGCCCAGGGCCGCCACCGGCATCAGCCCGCTGACGCGCTACGCCTACGTCGCGTTGCTGGCGCTGGCGATCGTCGCGCCCATGGCCGGCCTGTATCCGGTGTTCGGGATGAAGCTGCTGTGCTTCGCTCTCTTCGCCTGCGCCTTCAACCTGCTGCTGGGCTTCACCGGCCTTCTCTCGTTCGGCCACGCCGCGTTCTTCGGCATGGCCGCGTACATCGCGGGATGGCTGGTCAAAGCGCAGGGCTGGTCGCCGGAACTCGGATTGCTGGCGGGCATCGTCACGGGCGCGGTGCTGGGCCTCGTCTTCGGCCTCGTCGCCATTCGCCGCCAAGGTATCTACTTCGCCATGATCACGCTGGCGCTCGCGCAGATGATCTTCTTCGTCTGCCTGCAGGCGCCTTTCACCGGCGGCGAAGACGGCCTGCAAGGCGTGCCGCGCGGGACGCTGTTCGGCGTGCTGCCGCTCACGTCGGACCTGACGCTCTACTACGTGGTGCTGGCGATCTTCGTCGCCTGCTTCCTCGGCATCATCCGCGTCGTCACCTCGCCGTTCGGCCAGGTGCTCAAGATGATCCGGGAGAACGAGCCGCGCGCCATTTCGCTGGGCTATGCGGTCGACAAGTACAAGCTGCTGGCCTTCGTGCTGTCGGCCAGCCTGGCCGGCCTGGCGGGTTCGCTCAAGACGATCGTCATGGGCTTCGCCTCGCTCACCGACGTGCACTGGTCCATGTCGGGCGAGGTGATCCTGATGTCTCTGCTGGGCGGAGTGGGCACCTTCTTCGGCCCGGTGTTTGGCGCCGGCATCGTGATCGCGCTGCAGAACATGCTGGCGGACAGGGTCGGCGCGTGGGTGACGGTGATCATCGGCGCGATCTTCGTCGTCTGCGTGCTGGCGTTCCGCAAGGGCGCCGTGGGCGAACTGCACGCGTGGCTCGAGAGGCGCAGGTCGCGCGGCTGA